A single window of Aquarana catesbeiana isolate 2022-GZ linkage group LG10, ASM4218655v1, whole genome shotgun sequence DNA harbors:
- the PRMT1 gene encoding protein arginine N-methyltransferase 1 isoform X2 — translation MAEASTCNMEVSGTQPESTVKPSAEEMTSKDYYFDSYAHFGIHEEMLKDEVRTLTYRNSMFHNRHLFKDKVVLDVGSGTGILCMFAAKAGAKKVIGIECSSISDYAIKIVKANKLDHVVTIIKGKVEEVELPVEKVDIIISEWMGYCLFYESMLNTVIYARDKWLTPDGLIFPDRATLYVTAIEDRQYKDYKIHWWENVYGFDMSCIKDVAIKEPLVDVVDPKQLVSNSCLIKEVDIYTVKVDDLSFTSPFCLQVKRNDYIHALVAYFNIEFTRCHKRTGFSTSPESPYTHWKQTVFYMEDYLTVKTGEEIFGTISMKPNAKNNRDLDFTIDIDFKGQLCELSCSTDYRMR, via the exons ATGGCGGAAGCGAGCACCTGTAACATGGAG GTTTCCGGTACCCAACCAGAGAGCACCGTCAAACCATCAGCTGAAGAGATGACTTCTAAAGACTACTACTTTGATTCATATGCGCACTTTGGTATCCACGAG gaaatGTTGAAGGATGAAGTTCGGACACTGACTTATCGAAACTCAATGTTTCACAACAGACACTTGTTCAAGGACAAAGTTGTCCTGGATGTAGGAAGTGGAACCGGAATCCTCTGCATGTTTGCAGCTAAGGCTGGGGCAAAAAAAGTAATTGGG attgagtGCTCAAGTATTTCAGACTACGCCATCAAGATTGTGAAGGCAAACAAGCTAGATCATG TTGTAACAATAATCAAGGGCAAGGTGGAGGAGGTGGAACTGCCAGTCGAAAAAGTTGACATAATAATCAGTGAATGGATGGGATATTGTCTGTTCTATGAATCCATGCTCAACACCGTTATTTATGCGCGGGATAAATGGCTG ACACCTGATGGGCTTATATTTCCTGATCGTGCAACACTTTATGTGACTGCTATAGAAGATAGACAGTACAAAGACTACAAGATTCACT GGTGGGAGAATGTCTATGGATTTGACATGTCATGTATCAAGGATGTAGCCATCAAGGAACCTCTTGTTGATGTGGTTGATCCTAAGCAACTAGTGTCAAACTCCTGTCTCATTAAG gaagtGGATATTTACACAGTTAAGGTTGATGACCTCAGCTTCACCTCTCCATTCTGCCTCCAAGTAAAGCGAAATGATTACATCCATGCTCTGGTGGCTTATTTCAACATAGAATTCACACGCTGCCACAAGAGGACAGGCTTCTCTACAA GCCCAGAGTCTCCATACACTCACTGGAAACAGACAGTCTTTTACATGGAAGATTATTTGACTGTTAAAACTGGGGAAGAGATCTTTGGAACGATAAGCATGAAGCCGAATGCCAAGAACAAT cgtgaCTTGGACTTCACCATCGACATTGACTTCAAAGGCCAGCTCTGTGAGCTTTCATGTTCTACAGACTACAGAATGCGCTGA
- the PRMT1 gene encoding protein arginine N-methyltransferase 1 isoform X1, with amino-acid sequence MAEASTCNMESFVAKLANGMSLSPAMEDVSGTQPESTVKPSAEEMTSKDYYFDSYAHFGIHEEMLKDEVRTLTYRNSMFHNRHLFKDKVVLDVGSGTGILCMFAAKAGAKKVIGIECSSISDYAIKIVKANKLDHVVTIIKGKVEEVELPVEKVDIIISEWMGYCLFYESMLNTVIYARDKWLTPDGLIFPDRATLYVTAIEDRQYKDYKIHWWENVYGFDMSCIKDVAIKEPLVDVVDPKQLVSNSCLIKEVDIYTVKVDDLSFTSPFCLQVKRNDYIHALVAYFNIEFTRCHKRTGFSTSPESPYTHWKQTVFYMEDYLTVKTGEEIFGTISMKPNAKNNRDLDFTIDIDFKGQLCELSCSTDYRMR; translated from the exons ATGGCGGAAGCGAGCACCTGTAACATGGAG AGCTTTGTAGCCAAGTTGGCCAATGGAATGAGCCTGTCGCCTGCAATGGAAGAT GTTTCCGGTACCCAACCAGAGAGCACCGTCAAACCATCAGCTGAAGAGATGACTTCTAAAGACTACTACTTTGATTCATATGCGCACTTTGGTATCCACGAG gaaatGTTGAAGGATGAAGTTCGGACACTGACTTATCGAAACTCAATGTTTCACAACAGACACTTGTTCAAGGACAAAGTTGTCCTGGATGTAGGAAGTGGAACCGGAATCCTCTGCATGTTTGCAGCTAAGGCTGGGGCAAAAAAAGTAATTGGG attgagtGCTCAAGTATTTCAGACTACGCCATCAAGATTGTGAAGGCAAACAAGCTAGATCATG TTGTAACAATAATCAAGGGCAAGGTGGAGGAGGTGGAACTGCCAGTCGAAAAAGTTGACATAATAATCAGTGAATGGATGGGATATTGTCTGTTCTATGAATCCATGCTCAACACCGTTATTTATGCGCGGGATAAATGGCTG ACACCTGATGGGCTTATATTTCCTGATCGTGCAACACTTTATGTGACTGCTATAGAAGATAGACAGTACAAAGACTACAAGATTCACT GGTGGGAGAATGTCTATGGATTTGACATGTCATGTATCAAGGATGTAGCCATCAAGGAACCTCTTGTTGATGTGGTTGATCCTAAGCAACTAGTGTCAAACTCCTGTCTCATTAAG gaagtGGATATTTACACAGTTAAGGTTGATGACCTCAGCTTCACCTCTCCATTCTGCCTCCAAGTAAAGCGAAATGATTACATCCATGCTCTGGTGGCTTATTTCAACATAGAATTCACACGCTGCCACAAGAGGACAGGCTTCTCTACAA GCCCAGAGTCTCCATACACTCACTGGAAACAGACAGTCTTTTACATGGAAGATTATTTGACTGTTAAAACTGGGGAAGAGATCTTTGGAACGATAAGCATGAAGCCGAATGCCAAGAACAAT cgtgaCTTGGACTTCACCATCGACATTGACTTCAAAGGCCAGCTCTGTGAGCTTTCATGTTCTACAGACTACAGAATGCGCTGA